In Acidimicrobiales bacterium, the genomic window ACGGTAACGAGGTCTCCACCGTGTTGAACGCCGTGAACGTCCTGCCGCCCAACTGCACCGTCGGCGACACCACCTACTGTTCCTACCGGGCGTACCTCACCGTCGTGCAGGCGCCCCCCGGCCCGGTGCCCTGCGGGGCGGGCACCTTCAGCGCCACCGGGAACGCGCCGTGCACGGCCGCGCCACCGGGGACGTTCGTGACCGGCACGGGCGCCACCGCGCCGACGCCGTGCCCCGCCGGCTCCTACCAGCCGAACTCGAGCGCCACCGCGTGCCTCCCCGCACCGGTGGGGACGTTCGTGCCCGGTTCGGGGGCGACCTCGCCCACGCCCTGCCCCGTCGGCACCGGTCAGGAGCTGACTGGCCAGGCCTCCTGCGACCCGCTCGACTTCTACGTGGCCACCGTCACCGTCCCCGATGCCGCACCCGGCGTGCGCTTCAGCATGCCGCTCCACACCGTGGGGGCGTCGACGCGGGTGCGGTGGAGGCTCGTCGACGGGACGCTGCCCCGGGGCCTCCGGGTGCGCCCCACCGGCCTGGTGGCCGGCGTGCCGAACCGACGGGTGGCGGCACCCGGTGACTACGTCTTCACCGTGCAGGCCACGGCCAGGGCGGTCGGTGCCCAGCCCGCCCGGACGACCACACAGGTGCTGATCCTGACACTGTCGTAACGGGTGCCGGGGTGCGGGTGCTCCTGACACTGTCGTAAGGGGTGCCGGGTGCTGCGGGCGCCGGGCGCGCTCGAGCTCAGGCCTCGTGCCGGAAGAGGCGCCGGCGCATGGCCGGCCACCGGCCGAGCAGGACCAGCGCCAGTACCCCCAGCCCGGTGGCGGTCAGCCCTTCGGTGACCCGGTGGGGCCGGTACACGAAGCGGACCTCGGACGTGCCCGCCGGCACGCGCACGGCCTCGACGAGCCCGGCACGGCGCACCCGGGCCGACCGGGTCGGGCCCGTGGGTCGCATCGACGCGCCGGCGACGGGCGTCACCGTGGCCTGCCACCCCGTGGCGAACTGCTCCGACCGCACCAGCCGCGCCGGGCGCGTCGTGGTCACGCGGATCGATTCGTCGCCCCACGGCGTGCTCGACACCACGTGGGCGGTCGCCCCGGCCACACCCTCCACCCAGGCCCGCCCCGGCGCCGACGGCCGGTCGAACACGGTGAAGGGACCGATGGTCTTCACGAAGCGCCACTGGCCCGGCGCCACCAGGTCGCGCAGGGAACCGTCGACGCGGTAGGTGCCCTGGCCCTCGGTGCGCACCACGGCCGTGCCGACCGACAGCACCGGGGCAACCGTCGTGCCGGCGGTGCGCGCCTGCAGGACGATCCCGCTCGCCGCCATGGGGCGGGGCGCCTCGACCGTGGCGGAACCGGCGCCGCCCGCACCCGCCGACGCCTCGCCGATCCAGGTCGTGGAGCGGCCGTCGGGGGAGAGCAGGCCCACCCGCAGGCTCGGGCCCGCTCCCGGCGACACGCTCCGGACGGGCGCCGTCACCGCGGTGACCGACAGCACGGTGCCGAAGAACTGCGTGCGGGGCTGGGCCCCCACGGCGACGGCGGGGGCCGGCGCGGGCGCGTCGTCGTAGGCGTTCGCCGGCGTCGGGGGCGGCACCGTGCGGTCGGCGGGGGCGCCCGGCGTCGGGCCCACGGGCGGCAACGGCGTGGAGCCGTTGACCGCGCTCCCGGGTGCCGAGACGGGCGGGGTGACGAGGTGCACGAAGTACTGCGGCACCGAGGCCAGGACCCCGAGATCGAGGCGGGCGAAGGTGCCGTTGCCGAGCCCGGCGGCCGTCATGCTCAGCTGCCGGTGGGTGCCGGTGGCGCGGTCGTAGGTGGCGTCGACCACCGCGCCGTAACCCTGCACGCTCGGCAGCCCCCGGACGATGTTCAGGTCGGGCTCGCCCAGGCGGTCGGCCTCGAGCGGGTAGTAGCGGTCGGGGTCGAAGATGGCCACCCGGTGCAGGCCCCCGGCCGGCCCCGGGCCCTGGGCGACCACCACCGCCGCCAGAGCGTTCGCCCACGCGCTGTCGGACGACGTGGCGTCCTGGCGATTGGGGCCGCCCTGGACGAAGACGTTGAAGAACACGAGGTCGGCGAGCACGAGCAGCCCCAGCAGGCGGGGCATGAGGCGACGGAGCGGGGCGCGCCGCAGCACCAGGACCGCGGCGCCGATCGCCAGCGCGCTCGGCACGGTCAGCAGCGCCACCAGGGGGAGCAGGGACGACCGCGTCACCTGGCCGGGCACGTGGGCGAAATGCGGGAGCCACGTGCCACCGGCGAGCATCACGATCTGCAGGCCCACCAGCGCCGCCACGGGCACCAGTGGCAGCACGATGTCGGAGCGCCACCCGCCCGGGCCTGCCACCCGCTGCCACCACCGCCCGGTCGACACGGCCGCGGGGGTGGGGGTCGGGGCCAGGAGCATGTGGTCGACCCAGGTGGCGAAGAGCACGGCCAGGGCCAGGTCGACCTCGAGGATGTTGCGGGAGAGCAGGCGCTGGCGGTTGAACAGGGGAAGATGGAAGAACACGTGGCCGAGGGGGGTGAAGTCCCCCCACGTCAGGATGAGCCCGAGGGCCAGGATGCCGTACCAGATGCGCCACTGGCGGGCCTCGGGGTGGCGGCGGTGGCGCCGGGCCAGCAAGCCGACCAAGGCCATGACCGGCACGATGCCGATATAGCTCGACACCTCCGACAGGTTGTAGGTGGCGAAGAACGGCACCGAGAAGGCGTGGTTCGCCCCGAAGATGAACGGGTCGAGGCCGAGCAGGGTCAGCGACTTGTTCATGGAACCCGAGCCGAAATACCAGTAGTCGTGCACGGCGCGCTGGCTCTGCGACTGGATGAGCGCCCCGGGCACGAGCTGGGCGCCGGCGAGCAGGAGCCCGACGCCCACCCCGACGGCCGAGGCGACCACGAGGGCGATGCGCCGCCCCCGGTTGTGCACGATGAGCCACAGCGCGTAGACGGCGAGCACGACGCCGCCGTCGAGGATGGGCTCCGCCGCGCCGGAGAGGCCCATGAGCCCGATGGCGCCCGCCAGCAGCGCCACCCACGGCACGGCCGAGCGACCCTGGGGACGGTGCGCGATCCGGTCGAGCGCGGCGAAGGCCCACGGCAGCCAGGCGGCCGCCTGCACCACGTCGATGTGCAGCGCCTGCACCGCCATGAACCCGCCATAGGCGAACGACAGGGCACCGAGCCCCGCCGCCGTCCAGCTGCGCCCGAGCACGCGCAGCAGCAGCAGCATCCCGGCGGCGGCGGCCACCTCCACCACGGCCTGGTTCACCACCCAGGCCAGCACCCCGGGCAGCACGGCGAACAACCACGTCGTCGGGTAGGCGGCGCCGGCGTTGAACGCCGAGAGCAGGGGCGAACCGCTCCACAGGTAGGGG contains:
- a CDS encoding DUF6044 family protein; its protein translation is MSSVDARRARPARGAGASRRSVRRLVALFVALPFALFGVPAAVGVTWLVGDNLIQNFPLRVLVGTDLRHGHLPLWDPYLWSGSPLLSAFNAGAAYPTTWLFAVLPGVLAWVVNQAVVEVAAAAGMLLLLRVLGRSWTAAGLGALSFAYGGFMAVQALHIDVVQAAAWLPWAFAALDRIAHRPQGRSAVPWVALLAGAIGLMGLSGAAEPILDGGVVLAVYALWLIVHNRGRRIALVVASAVGVGVGLLLAGAQLVPGALIQSQSQRAVHDYWYFGSGSMNKSLTLLGLDPFIFGANHAFSVPFFATYNLSEVSSYIGIVPVMALVGLLARRHRRHPEARQWRIWYGILALGLILTWGDFTPLGHVFFHLPLFNRQRLLSRNILEVDLALAVLFATWVDHMLLAPTPTPAAVSTGRWWQRVAGPGGWRSDIVLPLVPVAALVGLQIVMLAGGTWLPHFAHVPGQVTRSSLLPLVALLTVPSALAIGAAVLVLRRAPLRRLMPRLLGLLVLADLVFFNVFVQGGPNRQDATSSDSAWANALAAVVVAQGPGPAGGLHRVAIFDPDRYYPLEADRLGEPDLNIVRGLPSVQGYGAVVDATYDRATGTHRQLSMTAAGLGNGTFARLDLGVLASVPQYFVHLVTPPVSAPGSAVNGSTPLPPVGPTPGAPADRTVPPPTPANAYDDAPAPAPAVAVGAQPRTQFFGTVLSVTAVTAPVRSVSPGAGPSLRVGLLSPDGRSTTWIGEASAGAGGAGSATVEAPRPMAASGIVLQARTAGTTVAPVLSVGTAVVRTEGQGTYRVDGSLRDLVAPGQWRFVKTIGPFTVFDRPSAPGRAWVEGVAGATAHVVSSTPWGDESIRVTTTRPARLVRSEQFATGWQATVTPVAGASMRPTGPTRSARVRRAGLVEAVRVPAGTSEVRFVYRPHRVTEGLTATGLGVLALVLLGRWPAMRRRLFRHEA